The following are from one region of the Deltaproteobacteria bacterium genome:
- a CDS encoding sigma 54-interacting transcriptional regulator: MEKLLRSTAGVYHLIRKIGEGEFGAVWLATEADSKRDIALKFLKLEGLRHDLIERFKQEFSILAALRHPHLAKVFDFGFSEEDQQYFFTSEYFPGQDLFLATPEPTTPMTEEILVQILSALDYIHSQGVIHFDIKTQNVLATFQKGHPLIKLVDFGLASRLNHESRSQAGTLAYMAPEILSRSSKIDHRADLYSLGILLLRVLNRDWPFDIHDSHKIMQWHLKGDLSQIHWKDPLPPKHLQELILKLIAKNPSDRFSNARVVLNFLNLATGKKYLSTEKTLSRSIPKEGPLIEREEIMGEIQSHFRSCFFSATAKPLSSVILISGEQGIGKSRILEETKLFIQPHEIPTYELTCDWNIPTWPRLAQLLNLSEEEIPAVEEPLSIAGEESTEGWLPLRHAHHLMERARTAPFCLLLDDLHKAEPEMKETLSIVMTKSKLERKEGRGSPFLILATSQDSGGIRLPRLSEQGISQYCSHLLGQQEKIREVAHLLKQYSGGLPLLVVEGLQFLAPDFFEGKKLDEILPPPQFSLLYRDRLEMLSGQEREAIQIAALLFRPSSEKEFSEILHLSEKETGPIFEKMVRSGLIRKEMGPSKISYELSSQALALEMIKTIEPEKKKGLHQKIALGLEKQSEKSIEELAYHFASGGEKEKAQRLYEEAARELKEKGLISQAVECLKRASSLCEEESSRADTLRFQLVRLLALSGSFREAQEKAKKLPKNSSVEQEEIKGWLAFKLRRFSEAQASYESALNLLPPSPSLKKVLLYNALANVDLQTGDVDGAIRLFKNSLKLEKDLPHEEQSQIHNNNLGLALSLHGQTDEAIRFAEDRLLRVQGRSTPEAIHLLNNLGFVLLGSSRYGEAIEKLRRALELSEKTGAHHLLFTILGNLTTAYLKENRYPESLSILQKMVSYQERLGTTRDIAFNWLRQGSVYLTLGMKEISAECFSKGKELADENQDQSLQGWILLMQGYWEREFGSSSSAEKVLNEARSLAQKSELPDLLLWIEYALADLDYENGEITSCEKRIKTIEQKKPPSHDEEFLARIELLKAKLDPSLCEPLERFCQQHGFREILWELYHTWGLHKKKEGSLEQAASLMKKGIDIIESIVQLLPEEYRDRYRQQQSRKKLEQDWKEVSAMAQEQFLSRLLEVNKKMVSEHDPQRLLEFIMDTAIELSGAEEGFLLLPDGQGGFEPKIARNIQKENLEAIQFSQSVAKEVLRTGQALFSLNAFEDLKAFKSVISLELKTVACVPLKAQNKVIGVIYLDTEKELPPLKREVLPVLEAFADQAAIALKNAWLFQERETYSQKLAEDLSDTKRVVEEQSQQIHELASMVSQKPRRTLFPYERIIGKSKKIEEVLKTLDKVTNTQVPIFIFGETGSGKELLARALHENSVRKAKSFVAINCSAFPETILESELFGYYKGAFTGADQDRKGLFEEANEGTLFLDEIGEMSLAMQAKLLRVIQEKEIMRVGGRTPIKINVRIVSASNKDLKKMVREGKFREDLYFRIAGMTLTLPPLRERKEDIPLLVKHFVEKIKKENRLPKNLKFSREAMNTLILYPWPGNIRELEQCLTNACLLAEGSEIKAEHIILQKDLYEKSGEDNLARSSQDVFLLNPEKKWEDYEREILLKTLDLCGGNKSEAARRLGLSRLTLHKKIKAYEIPDSSK, encoded by the coding sequence TCAAGCTGGTCGACTTTGGCCTCGCCAGTCGCCTGAACCATGAATCTCGCAGTCAGGCCGGCACACTCGCCTACATGGCTCCGGAGATCCTTTCCCGATCCTCGAAGATCGATCATCGGGCCGATCTCTACTCCCTCGGCATCCTCCTGCTTCGAGTCCTGAACCGAGACTGGCCTTTCGACATCCATGACAGTCATAAAATTATGCAATGGCATCTCAAAGGGGATCTTTCGCAAATTCACTGGAAGGACCCCCTTCCCCCAAAACACCTTCAGGAGTTGATTCTTAAATTGATTGCAAAAAACCCCTCAGACCGATTCTCCAATGCCAGAGTCGTTTTGAATTTTCTGAATCTCGCTACAGGCAAAAAATATCTCTCCACTGAAAAAACATTAAGCCGTTCGATTCCCAAAGAGGGCCCTCTGATAGAACGAGAAGAGATCATGGGAGAAATCCAGTCCCATTTCAGAAGCTGTTTTTTTTCGGCGACGGCAAAACCGCTTTCTTCCGTAATCCTGATCTCTGGAGAACAGGGGATCGGCAAAAGCCGAATACTGGAAGAAACAAAACTTTTTATTCAACCCCATGAAATCCCTACTTACGAACTTACCTGCGACTGGAACATCCCAACCTGGCCTCGACTCGCCCAACTCCTGAATCTTTCCGAAGAAGAAATACCGGCTGTTGAGGAACCGCTTTCGATCGCCGGAGAGGAATCGACAGAGGGATGGCTTCCTTTGAGACATGCCCATCATCTGATGGAGAGGGCCAGAACCGCCCCTTTCTGTCTCCTGCTGGACGATCTCCACAAGGCCGAACCTGAGATGAAAGAAACGCTTTCGATCGTCATGACAAAATCGAAGCTTGAACGAAAAGAAGGCCGTGGCTCCCCTTTTCTGATTCTGGCAACGAGCCAGGATTCAGGGGGAATCCGCCTCCCTCGTTTGAGTGAACAAGGAATCTCCCAATACTGCTCTCATCTCTTGGGCCAGCAGGAAAAAATCCGAGAGGTCGCCCATCTTTTGAAACAGTACAGTGGAGGTCTCCCGCTCCTCGTGGTGGAAGGACTCCAATTTCTGGCTCCTGACTTCTTCGAAGGGAAAAAATTGGATGAAATACTCCCTCCCCCTCAGTTCTCACTCCTCTACCGTGATCGGTTGGAAATGCTTTCCGGACAAGAGCGAGAGGCGATTCAAATCGCCGCCCTCCTCTTCCGCCCTTCTTCTGAAAAAGAGTTTTCCGAAATTCTTCATCTTTCCGAAAAAGAGACCGGCCCGATTTTCGAAAAAATGGTCCGATCGGGGCTGATCCGGAAGGAGATGGGCCCATCAAAAATCAGTTACGAGCTCTCCTCTCAGGCACTCGCGTTGGAGATGATCAAAACGATCGAACCTGAAAAAAAGAAGGGACTTCACCAAAAAATCGCCTTGGGACTCGAAAAACAGTCAGAAAAAAGTATCGAGGAACTCGCCTATCATTTCGCTTCCGGTGGAGAAAAAGAAAAGGCCCAAAGGCTTTATGAAGAAGCAGCAAGAGAGCTAAAAGAAAAAGGCCTCATTTCCCAAGCAGTGGAATGTCTCAAACGTGCCTCCTCACTCTGTGAGGAAGAATCCTCTCGAGCCGACACCCTGAGATTCCAGTTAGTCCGGCTTCTCGCCCTTTCCGGCTCATTTCGCGAAGCTCAGGAGAAGGCAAAAAAACTCCCGAAGAATAGTTCTGTGGAACAGGAAGAAATTAAGGGATGGCTTGCCTTTAAACTGCGCCGCTTCTCCGAGGCACAGGCCTCCTATGAGAGCGCCTTGAATCTGCTCCCCCCCTCCCCTTCCTTAAAAAAAGTCCTCCTTTATAATGCCTTGGCCAATGTGGATCTCCAGACAGGAGACGTTGATGGGGCGATAAGGCTTTTCAAAAATTCACTAAAACTCGAAAAAGACCTCCCTCACGAAGAACAATCACAGATCCATAACAATAATTTGGGATTGGCCCTTTCGCTTCATGGGCAGACAGACGAGGCGATCCGCTTCGCCGAAGATCGTCTCCTGCGGGTTCAAGGGCGATCGACACCTGAAGCGATCCATCTCTTAAATAATCTTGGTTTTGTCTTGCTCGGCTCTTCTCGCTATGGGGAGGCGATTGAAAAACTTCGGAGGGCACTTGAACTTTCTGAAAAAACAGGGGCGCATCATCTTCTTTTTACCATCTTGGGAAATCTCACAACCGCCTATCTGAAAGAGAACCGTTATCCGGAGAGTCTCTCTATACTGCAAAAGATGGTCTCCTATCAGGAGAGGCTGGGGACAACACGGGACATCGCGTTTAACTGGCTGAGACAAGGAAGCGTCTACCTGACGCTTGGGATGAAAGAGATCTCTGCGGAATGTTTCTCCAAGGGAAAGGAATTGGCCGACGAGAACCAGGACCAGTCGCTTCAAGGATGGATCCTCTTGATGCAAGGATATTGGGAAAGGGAGTTTGGGAGCTCATCATCGGCCGAAAAAGTTTTGAATGAAGCGCGATCCCTGGCTCAAAAATCCGAACTCCCCGATCTCCTGCTCTGGATAGAATATGCGTTGGCTGACCTTGATTACGAAAACGGGGAAATCACCTCCTGCGAGAAAAGGATCAAAACAATTGAGCAGAAAAAACCGCCTTCTCACGATGAAGAATTTCTTGCCCGCATTGAGCTTCTGAAGGCCAAACTCGATCCTTCCCTCTGTGAACCCCTTGAACGTTTCTGCCAGCAACATGGTTTCCGGGAAATTTTGTGGGAACTCTATCACACCTGGGGACTGCACAAAAAAAAGGAAGGTTCTCTGGAACAAGCAGCCAGTTTGATGAAAAAGGGGATCGATATCATTGAGTCTATTGTTCAGCTTCTCCCCGAAGAGTACCGTGATCGCTATCGTCAACAACAATCCAGAAAAAAACTGGAGCAAGATTGGAAGGAGGTTTCCGCTATGGCCCAAGAACAGTTTCTTTCGCGTCTCCTCGAGGTGAACAAAAAGATGGTCTCCGAACATGATCCGCAGAGACTCCTGGAATTTATCATGGACACGGCGATCGAGCTCTCCGGCGCTGAGGAGGGGTTTCTGCTGCTCCCGGACGGTCAGGGAGGATTTGAACCAAAGATCGCAAGGAACATTCAGAAAGAGAATCTTGAGGCGATTCAATTCTCCCAATCAGTTGCCAAAGAGGTCCTTCGAACAGGGCAGGCTCTTTTTTCTCTGAATGCCTTTGAAGACCTGAAGGCCTTCAAAAGTGTGATCAGTCTGGAACTCAAAACAGTCGCCTGTGTTCCTCTGAAGGCCCAGAACAAGGTAATCGGCGTCATCTACCTCGATACAGAGAAAGAGTTGCCCCCTCTCAAGAGAGAAGTCCTTCCTGTCCTGGAGGCCTTCGCCGATCAGGCGGCGATCGCCCTGAAAAACGCCTGGCTCTTTCAGGAGAGGGAAACTTACAGCCAAAAACTTGCCGAAGATCTTTCCGACACGAAACGAGTCGTTGAGGAGCAGTCCCAACAGATCCATGAACTCGCAAGCATGGTCTCTCAAAAACCACGCCGGACACTTTTTCCGTATGAGAGGATCATTGGCAAATCGAAGAAGATCGAAGAGGTCTTGAAGACCCTGGATAAGGTCACGAACACGCAGGTCCCTATCTTCATCTTCGGAGAAACAGGGAGCGGCAAGGAACTCCTCGCCCGTGCCCTGCATGAGAATAGTGTCCGAAAAGCAAAATCGTTCGTCGCGATTAATTGCTCCGCCTTCCCTGAGACAATTCTCGAGAGTGAACTTTTTGGCTACTACAAGGGAGCCTTTACGGGCGCCGATCAGGATCGAAAAGGACTTTTTGAAGAGGCGAATGAAGGAACCCTCTTCCTCGATGAAATCGGGGAGATGAGCCTTGCGATGCAGGCCAAACTGCTGCGGGTCATTCAGGAAAAGGAGATCATGAGGGTCGGAGGACGAACACCGATCAAGATCAATGTCCGGATCGTCTCCGCCTCCAACAAAGACCTCAAGAAGATGGTTCGTGAGGGGAAATTCCGGGAAGACCTCTATTTTCGAATAGCCGGAATGACACTCACACTCCCTCCCCTTCGGGAAAGAAAAGAGGACATCCCACTTCTGGTAAAACATTTCGTTGAGAAGATAAAAAAGGAAAATCGATTGCCAAAGAATCTCAAGTTCTCGCGAGAGGCAATGAATACGCTGATCCTCTATCCATGGCCCGGGAATATTCGGGAGCTTGAGCAATGCCTCACAAACGCCTGTCTGCTAGCTGAAGGAAGCGAGATCAAGGCGGAGCATATCATTCTCCAGAAAGACCTCTATGAAAAGAGCGGGGAAGACAATCTCGCTCGATCCTCTCAGGATGTTTTTCTTCTTAATCCTGAGAAAAAGTGGGAGGACTACGAAAGGGAAATCCTCTTAAAGACTCTCGATCTCTGTGGAGGGAACAAGAGCGAGGCGGCGAGACGACTCGGCCTCTCACGACTGACGCTTCATAAAAAGATCAAGGCATATGAGATCCCGGACTCGTCAAAATAA
- a CDS encoding type II toxin-antitoxin system RelE/ParE family toxin: protein MASYRIEFVKSARQEFDRLPAKVHGKIVEALRFLSENPYSELLRIKKMKGVPSLYRIRIGDYRVVYEVRNESLVVLVIKIGHRREVYRNL, encoded by the coding sequence ATGGCTTCGTATCGGATCGAATTTGTCAAAAGTGCTCGCCAGGAGTTTGATCGCCTTCCGGCAAAGGTACATGGGAAGATCGTGGAGGCGTTAAGGTTTCTGTCGGAGAACCCCTATTCCGAGCTCCTTCGCATCAAAAAAATGAAAGGAGTTCCATCTCTCTATCGCATCCGTATTGGTGATTATCGGGTTGTTTATGAAGTAAGAAACGAGTCGCTGGTTGTCTTAGTAATCAAGATTGGTCATCGCCGAGAGGTTTATCGAAATTTATAA